The following proteins are encoded in a genomic region of Jaculus jaculus isolate mJacJac1 chromosome 13, mJacJac1.mat.Y.cur, whole genome shotgun sequence:
- the Apbb3 gene encoding amyloid-beta A4 precursor protein-binding family B member 3 isoform X1 produces the protein MLGKDYMLAIILVNCDDDLWGDQGLEGDTGLPPGWRKIRDAAGTYYWHVPSGSTQWQRPTWELGGAEDPGTGTEGIWELRPPKGRSFSSLENSLDRSNSLTWYGEDSYIRNLEPGAKCFAVRSLGWVEVPEEDLAPGRSSVAVNNCIQQLAHTRNCSQPPDGAWGEGQNMLMILKKDAMSLVNPLDHSLIHCQPLVHIRVWGVGSSKGRDRDFAFVAGDKDSCMLKCHVFRCNVPAKAIASALQGLCAQILSERVGVNGDADCCSPDPISPEDLPRQVELLDAVSQAAQKYEALYMGTLPVTKAMGMDVLNEALGTLTARGDRNTWVPTMLSVSDSLMTAHPVQAEPSAEEEPLWQCPVRLVTFIGVGRDPHTFGLIADLGRQSFQCAAFWCQPHAGGLSEAVQAACMVQYQKCLVASAARGKAWGAQARARLRLKRTSSMDSPVAPLPLPLLKGGVGGAGVAPRKRGVFSFLDAFRLKPSLLHMT, from the exons ATGCTGGGCAAGGATTACATGCTGGCCATCATCCTGGTCAACTGCGATG ATGATCTATGGGGGGACCAAGGTCTGGAGGGTGACACAGGCCTGCCTCCTGGCTGGAGAAAGATTCGTGATGCGGCAGGTACTTACTATTGGCATGTACCCAGCGGTAGCACCCAATGGCAGCGCCCAACCTGGGAGTTAGGAGGTGCAGAGGACCCAGGCACG GGGACAGAAGGAATTTGGGAACTGCGACCCCCTAAGGGAAGATCCTTCTCTAGCCTGGAAAATTCACTGGACCGGAG TAACTCTCTGACCTGGTATGGTGAGGATTCCTACATCCGAAACCTGGAGCCCGGGGCCAAG TGCTTTGCAGTCCGCTCTCTGGGCTGGGTAGAGGTACCTGAAGAGGACCTGGCACCAGGGCGGAGCAGTGTTGCTGTCAATAACTGTATCCAGCAGCTAGCCCACACTCGCAACTGTAGCCAGCCTCCAGATGGTGCCTGGGGTGAG GGCCAGAACATGCTGATGATCCTGAAGAAGGATGCTATGAGCCTGGTGAATCCCCTGGACCATAGTCTGATCCACTGCCAGCCTCTGGTGCACATCCGTGTATGGGGTGTAGGCAGCTCCAAGGGCCG TGACAG GGACTTCGCATTTGTGGCGGGTGACAAAGACAGCTGTATGCTCAAGTGCCATGTGTTTCGCTGTAATGTCCCTGCCAAAGCCATTGCAAGTGCCCTACAGGGGCTCTGTGCCCAG ATCTTGTCAGAGCGAGTAGGGGTGAATGGTGATGCTGATtgctgctctccagatcccatttcCCCTGAAGACCTGCCTCGGCAAG TGGAGTTGCTGGATGCAGTGAGCCAGGCTGCTCAGAAGTATGAGGCGCTGTACATGGGGACCCTACCAGTCACCAAAGCTATGG GTATGGACGTGCTGAATGAGGCCCTTGGTACTCTCACTGCTCGGGGAGACCGGAACACCTGGGTCCCCACCATGCTCAGTGTGTCTGATTCTCTCATGACTGCACATCCTGTTCAG GCAGAGCCCAGTGCAGAGGAGGAGCCACTGTGGCAGTGTCCTGTGCGTCTTGTAACCTTCATTGGTGTCGGCCGTGACCCACACACCTTTGGCCTCATTGCTGATCTTGGTCGTCAGAGTTTCCAGTGTGCAGCCTTCTGGTGCCAGCCTCATGCTGGAGGACTCTCTGAAGCTGTTCAGGCTGCCTGCATG GTTCAGTACCAGAAGTGTCTGGTGGCCTCTGCAGCTCGGGGCAAGGCCTGGGGTGCCCAGGCCCGTGCCCGCCTGCGGCTCAAGCGGACCAGCTCCATGGACTCCCCAGTTGCTCCCCTGCCTCTCCCCCTACTCAAAGGAGGGGTTGGGGGTGCAGGGGTAGCTCCTCGAAAGCGGGGTGTCTTCTCTTTTCTTGATGCCTTCCGGCTGAAACCCTCTCTGCTCCATATGACCTAA
- the Slc35a4 gene encoding probable UDP-sugar transporter protein SLC35A4, with protein sequence MADDKDSLPKLKDLTFLKNQLEHLQQRVEREVNSGVGQDGSLLSSPFLKGFLAGYVVAKLRASAVLGFAIGTCTGIYAAQAYSVPNVEKTLKDYFQSLRKGPD encoded by the exons ATGGCGGATGACAAG GATTCTCTGCCCAAGCTTAAGGACCTGACATTTCTGAAGAATCAGCTGGAGCACCTGCAGCAGCGTGTGGAACGTGAAGTCAACAGCGGTGTGGGCCAG GATGGCTCGCTCTTGTCCTCCCCATTCCTCAAGGGATTCCTGGCTGGCTATGTGGTGGCCAAACTGAGGGCATCAGCAGTATTGGGCTTTGCAATAGGCACTTGCACTGGTATCTATGCAGCTCAAGCATATTCTGTGCCCAATGTGGAGAAGACATTGAAGGACTACTTTCAGTCACTGCGCAAGGGGCCTGACTAG
- the Sra1 gene encoding steroid receptor RNA activator 1 isoform X2, with translation MAELYVKPGNKERGWNDPPQFSYGLQTQTGGAKRTPLTKRVAAPQDGSPRAPTSETSGPLPLYPPTSIKAPGPPPVGSYPASGLELISVPVIEPEAVIEDVLRPLEQALEDCRGHTKKQVCDDISRRLALLQEQWAGGKLSIPVKKRMALLVQVLSLQSFHAISGMQQMTFTVHSWLTM, from the exons ATGGCGGAGCTGTACGTGAAGCCGG GCAACAAGGAGCGCGGCTGGAACGACCCGCCGCAGTTCTCCTACGGGCTGCAGACTCAGACTGGCGGAGCCAAGCGCACGCCCCTCACTAAGAGGGTGGCCGCCCCGCAAGATGGATCTCCCCGAG CCCCAACCTCAGAGACTTCTGGGCCACTTCCATTGTATCCACCAACTTCAATTAAGGCTCCTGGACCTCCACCTGTGGGGAGTTACCCTGCCTCTGGTTTGGAGCTCATAAGTGTCCCAGTCATTGAACCTGAGGCTGTGATTGAAGATGTGCTGAGACCTTTGGAACAGGCATTGGAGGACTGCCGTGGTCATACAAAG AAGCAGGTATGTGATGACATCAGCCGACGCCTAGCACTGCTTCAGgaacagtgggctggagggaagtTGTCAATACCAGTAAAGAAGAGGATGGCGCTACTGGTGCAAG TCCTCTCTCTTCAGAGTTTTCATGCCATCAGTGGGATGCAGCAGATGACATTCACCGTTCACTCATGGTTGACCATGTGA
- the Apbb3 gene encoding amyloid-beta A4 precursor protein-binding family B member 3 isoform X2, with the protein MLGKDYMLAIILVNCDDDLWGDQGLEGDTGLPPGWRKIRDAAGTYYWHVPSGSTQWQRPTWELGGAEDPGTGTEGIWELRPPKGRSFSSLENSLDRSNSLTWYGEDSYIRNLEPGAKCFAVRSLGWVEVPEEDLAPGRSSVAVNNCIQQLAHTRNCSQPPDGAWGEGQNMLMILKKDAMSLVNPLDHSLIHCQPLVHIRVWGVGSSKGRDFAFVAGDKDSCMLKCHVFRCNVPAKAIASALQGLCAQILSERVGVNGDADCCSPDPISPEDLPRQVELLDAVSQAAQKYEALYMGTLPVTKAMGMDVLNEALGTLTARGDRNTWVPTMLSVSDSLMTAHPVQAEPSAEEEPLWQCPVRLVTFIGVGRDPHTFGLIADLGRQSFQCAAFWCQPHAGGLSEAVQAACMVQYQKCLVASAARGKAWGAQARARLRLKRTSSMDSPVAPLPLPLLKGGVGGAGVAPRKRGVFSFLDAFRLKPSLLHMT; encoded by the exons ATGCTGGGCAAGGATTACATGCTGGCCATCATCCTGGTCAACTGCGATG ATGATCTATGGGGGGACCAAGGTCTGGAGGGTGACACAGGCCTGCCTCCTGGCTGGAGAAAGATTCGTGATGCGGCAGGTACTTACTATTGGCATGTACCCAGCGGTAGCACCCAATGGCAGCGCCCAACCTGGGAGTTAGGAGGTGCAGAGGACCCAGGCACG GGGACAGAAGGAATTTGGGAACTGCGACCCCCTAAGGGAAGATCCTTCTCTAGCCTGGAAAATTCACTGGACCGGAG TAACTCTCTGACCTGGTATGGTGAGGATTCCTACATCCGAAACCTGGAGCCCGGGGCCAAG TGCTTTGCAGTCCGCTCTCTGGGCTGGGTAGAGGTACCTGAAGAGGACCTGGCACCAGGGCGGAGCAGTGTTGCTGTCAATAACTGTATCCAGCAGCTAGCCCACACTCGCAACTGTAGCCAGCCTCCAGATGGTGCCTGGGGTGAG GGCCAGAACATGCTGATGATCCTGAAGAAGGATGCTATGAGCCTGGTGAATCCCCTGGACCATAGTCTGATCCACTGCCAGCCTCTGGTGCACATCCGTGTATGGGGTGTAGGCAGCTCCAAGGGCCG GGACTTCGCATTTGTGGCGGGTGACAAAGACAGCTGTATGCTCAAGTGCCATGTGTTTCGCTGTAATGTCCCTGCCAAAGCCATTGCAAGTGCCCTACAGGGGCTCTGTGCCCAG ATCTTGTCAGAGCGAGTAGGGGTGAATGGTGATGCTGATtgctgctctccagatcccatttcCCCTGAAGACCTGCCTCGGCAAG TGGAGTTGCTGGATGCAGTGAGCCAGGCTGCTCAGAAGTATGAGGCGCTGTACATGGGGACCCTACCAGTCACCAAAGCTATGG GTATGGACGTGCTGAATGAGGCCCTTGGTACTCTCACTGCTCGGGGAGACCGGAACACCTGGGTCCCCACCATGCTCAGTGTGTCTGATTCTCTCATGACTGCACATCCTGTTCAG GCAGAGCCCAGTGCAGAGGAGGAGCCACTGTGGCAGTGTCCTGTGCGTCTTGTAACCTTCATTGGTGTCGGCCGTGACCCACACACCTTTGGCCTCATTGCTGATCTTGGTCGTCAGAGTTTCCAGTGTGCAGCCTTCTGGTGCCAGCCTCATGCTGGAGGACTCTCTGAAGCTGTTCAGGCTGCCTGCATG GTTCAGTACCAGAAGTGTCTGGTGGCCTCTGCAGCTCGGGGCAAGGCCTGGGGTGCCCAGGCCCGTGCCCGCCTGCGGCTCAAGCGGACCAGCTCCATGGACTCCCCAGTTGCTCCCCTGCCTCTCCCCCTACTCAAAGGAGGGGTTGGGGGTGCAGGGGTAGCTCCTCGAAAGCGGGGTGTCTTCTCTTTTCTTGATGCCTTCCGGCTGAAACCCTCTCTGCTCCATATGACCTAA
- the Sra1 gene encoding steroid receptor RNA activator 1 isoform X1, translating into MAELYVKPGNKERGWNDPPQFSYGLQTQTGGAKRTPLTKRVAAPQDGSPRAPTSETSGPLPLYPPTSIKAPGPPPVGSYPASGLELISVPVIEPEAVIEDVLRPLEQALEDCRGHTKKQVCDDISRRLALLQEQWAGGKLSIPVKKRMALLVQEFSCHQWDAADDIHRSLMVDHVTEVSQWMVGVKRLIAEKRNLSSEESKEEKSAVAAENPMIAGLQQAS; encoded by the exons ATGGCGGAGCTGTACGTGAAGCCGG GCAACAAGGAGCGCGGCTGGAACGACCCGCCGCAGTTCTCCTACGGGCTGCAGACTCAGACTGGCGGAGCCAAGCGCACGCCCCTCACTAAGAGGGTGGCCGCCCCGCAAGATGGATCTCCCCGAG CCCCAACCTCAGAGACTTCTGGGCCACTTCCATTGTATCCACCAACTTCAATTAAGGCTCCTGGACCTCCACCTGTGGGGAGTTACCCTGCCTCTGGTTTGGAGCTCATAAGTGTCCCAGTCATTGAACCTGAGGCTGTGATTGAAGATGTGCTGAGACCTTTGGAACAGGCATTGGAGGACTGCCGTGGTCATACAAAG AAGCAGGTATGTGATGACATCAGCCGACGCCTAGCACTGCTTCAGgaacagtgggctggagggaagtTGTCAATACCAGTAAAGAAGAGGATGGCGCTACTGGTGCAAG AGTTTTCATGCCATCAGTGGGATGCAGCAGATGACATTCACCGTTCACTCATGGTTGACCATGTGACTGAGGTCAGTCAGTGGATGGTGGGAGTGAAAAGATTAATTGCAGAAAAGAGGAATCTTTCTTCAGAGGAGTCTAAAGAAGAGAAATCTGCAGTGGCAGCTGAGAACCCGATGATAGCAGGCTTACAACAGGCTTCATAA
- the LOC101601497 gene encoding probable UDP-sugar transporter protein SLC35A4, which translates to MNVENGGMPSLAHPRKARWTLMLILSTAMYGAHAPLLALCHVDGRVPFRPSSAVLLTELTKLLLCAISLLVGWQTWPQRSPPWRQAVPFALSAVLYGANNNLVIHLQRYMDPSTYQVLSNLKIGSTALLYCLCLQRRLSARQGLALLLLMAAGACYAAGGLQDPVNTLPGPPSPAANSPMPLHITPLGLLLLMLYCLISGLSSVYTELLMKRQQLPLALQNLFLYTFGVILNLGLHASSGPGPGLLEGFSGWAALVVLSQALNGLLMSAVMKHGSSITRLFVVSCSLVVNAVLSAALLQLQLTAAFFLATLLIGLAVRLYYSSP; encoded by the coding sequence ATGAATGTAGAGAATGGGGGTATGCCAAGCCTGGCCCATCCCAGGAAGGCCCGCTGGACCCTGATGCTAATTCTATCCACTGCCATGTATGGTGCCCATGCTCCATTATTAGCACTGTGCCATGTGGACGGCCGAGTGCCCTTCCGACCCTCCTCTGCTGTATTGCTCACTGAGCTGACCAAGCTACTGTTGTGCGCCATCTCTCTCCTTGTGGGTTGGCAAACATGGCCCCAGCGGTCCCCACCCTGGCGCCAGGCTGTACCTTTTGCGCTATCAGCCGTGCTCTATGGTGCCAACAACAACCTGGTGATCCATCTACAGCGTTACATGGACCCCAGCACCTATCAGGTGCTGAGCAACCTCAAGATTGGAAGCACGGCTCTGTtgtactgcctctgcctccagcgcCGTCTCTCTGCACGCCAAGGGttggcgctgctgctgctgatggctgCAGGGGCCTGCTATGCGGCAGGTGGTCTTCAGGACCCTGTGAACACCCTTCCTGGACCCCCTTCACCTGCTGCCAACAGCCCCATGCCCCTGCATATCACTCCACTGGGACTGCTGCTCCTCATGTTATACTGCCTCATTTCGGGCTTGTCGTCTGTGTACACCGAGCTGCTCATGAAGCGACAGCAGCTGCCCCTGGCACTTCAGAACCTCTTCCTCTACACTTTTGGTGTGATCCTGAACCTTGGTCTGCATGCAAGCAgcggcccaggcccaggcctccTAGAAGGGTTCTCTGGATGGGCAGCTCTTGTGGTGCTGAGCCAGGCACTAAATGGACTGCTCATGTCAGCCGTCATGAAGCATGGCAGCAGCATCACACGGCTCTTCGTTGTGTCCTGCTCGCTGGTGGTCAATGCTGTGCTGTCAGCGGCTCTGCTGCAGTTGCAGCTCACAGCCGCCTTCTTCCTGGCCACACTGCTCATCGGCTTGGCTGTACGCCTGTACTATAGCAGCCCCTAG